The sequence atgtgaacattattcagcaggtttcattccagtTTATaaagcaacattagttcattctCTCGGGTGATGCTAACCCTTTGGCTGTAACTGTAAGTTGACAGATCAGCTCATGATTCAGAATCGAGCGATCACATGCTCCAGTTCTGACATTCGATGCGTGTTTTGCTGAGAAGTGTCGCCCTTGTGTTTTTCAGGCTTTGCCGCGTCCGCTCTCATCTCCTATTACAACCTGGAGAAATCCCTGAACCACTCCTTCGATGAAGACGCCCTGGCGCGAGAGAACCACACCCTCACCTCCGTGCAGCTCAACTCCAAGGTCGTGAGCGCAGCAATCAGCAACGCCGTGCCAGAGCGGCTCTCCATCCCTGTGGACTTCACCTTCTCACACCTGCAGGTCAGCCCTGAGCGCTCGGGCAACTGGGACCCAACAGGGGCTTCATGCCCCTGGAATCGTATTGACCATTGCTGTTGCTCGAGTCGCTTTGCACTGCTGTTTGTAAAGGATTTTAAATGATTCTGAATTCACCTCTGCTCTGTGGTGTCATCacatcctgtgctgtaggtcagttTTACTCCGGCGGTGTCTATCGGATTGTGTGGGCTCCCTGTAGTTCAGTAGCCGCAGATGAAAGCGACAAGCTGCATGTTGACAGGCCCTTCCACTCAAAGTGCTTCCCTTCTCATTGCTTCTGCACAGCTGAACGACAGCAGCCACGCAGCCGTGTGTGTTTACTGGAAGAACGACAGCTCTGGAGGCTCCTGGTCCAAAGACGGCTGTGAAACTGTCGGTGCCAATCGGACCCACACCGTTTGCCGCTGCTACCACCTGAGCAGCTTCGCCGTGCTCATGGCTCTGTACGAGATCCAGGTATTCAACCAGCACCAGAAAACACTGACGCACGCTGCCTGAGGTACACAAcccaacacagtacagtacaacagaatacaatacaacacagtacagtacaatacagtacaacataatacaatacagtatagtacaatacaatacaatacagtacattcaacCTTTATGAAGCTacattagttcattctattgGGAGATCCCCAAGTCTTTGGGAATGTGTGAGTTGCAGGACCCAGGAGggagtgcagtgtgcagtgtgtgtgtttgttaacccTGCTCCCTGGAGggagtgcagtgtgcagtgtgtgtgtttgttaacccTGCTCCCTGGAGggagtgcagtgtgcagtgtgtgtgtgtgtgtgtgtgttaaccctGCTCCCTGGAGggagtgcagtgtgcagtgtgtgtgtgtgtgttaaccctGCTCCCTGGAGagtgtgcagtgtatgtgttTGTTAACCCTGCTCCCTGGAGggagtgcagtgtgtgtttgttaacccTGCTCCCAGGAGggagtgcagtgtgtgtttgttaaccctgctcccctcctcctcccccccccccctctctctcaggacACATTTGAGCTGCAGCTGATCACCTGGGTGGGGCTGGGTCTGTCTCTGATCTGCCTGATCCTCAGCATCCTGACCTTCAGCTGCTGCCGCTCTGTCAAGGGAACTCGCAGCACCATTCACCTGCACCTGTGCATCAGCCTCTTCATAGCAGACCTGGTTTTCCTGGCAGGAATCAGCAGCACCAGCAACAAGGTACTGCCAGGGATCCAGAGATCCGCCCATCTGTAACATACTGCCAGGGATCAGCTATACACTGTGCTAGAGCACCCTCTATCTGTAACATACTGCCAGGGATCAGCTATACACTGTGCTAGAGCGCCCTCTATCTGTAACATACTGCCAGGGATCAGCTATACACTGTGCTAGAGCGCCCTCTATCTGTAACATACTGCCAGGGATCAGCTATACACTGTGCTAGAGCGCCCTCTATCTGTAACATACTGCAGGGATCAGCTATACATTGTGCTAGAGCGCCCTCTATCTGTAACATACTGTCTGATCAGCTATACATTGTGCTAGAGCGCCCTCTATCTgtgtctctgctcctctctctcagagtggtgacggggtgtgtctctgctcctctctctcagagtggtgacggggtgtgtctctgctcctctcagagtggtgacggggtgtgtctctgctcctctctctcagaGTGGTGACGGGGTGTGTCTCTGCTCCTCTCTGAGTGGTGACGGGGTGTGTCTCTGCTCCTCTCTGAGTGGTGACGGGGTgtgtctctgctcctctctctctgagtggtgacggggtgtgtctctgctcctctctctcagagtggtgacggggtgtgtctctgctcctctctctctgagtggtgacggggtgtgtctctgctcctctctctctgagtggtgacggggtgtgtctctgctcctctctctctgagtggtgacggggtgtgtctctgctcctctctctcagagtggtgacggggtgtgtctctgctcctctctctctgagtggtgacggggtgtgtctctgctcctctctctcagagtggtgacggggtgtgtctctgctcctctctctctgagtggtgacggggtgtgtctctgctcctctctctctgagtggtgaCAGGGTgtgtctctgctcctctctctgagtggtgacggggtgtgtctctgctcctctcagagtggtgacggggtgtgtctctgctcctctctctcagagtggtgacggggtgtgtctctgctcctctctctcagaGTGGTGACGGTgtgtctctgctcctctctctcaggGGGGCTGTGCTCTGGTTGCTGGCCTGCTTCACTTCTTCTTCCTGGCTGTGTTCACCTGGATGTGTCTGGAGGGGATCCAGCTGTACCGCATGGTGGTGACGGTGTTCAACGCCACGCTGCCCCGACGCTACATGTTCTTGTTCGGCTACGGCATCCCTGCGCTCATCGTGGGCATCTCTGCGGCAGCAAACAGACAGGGATACGGCACAGAGCGCTAGTGAGTATCTCTGTGCTGCACAGACGTGttctacagctctggacaaaagtttcgcatcaccctagagaatgaactaatgttgcttcataaagtccaatgaaacctgctgaatgatgttagGTTTGCattttgaattacacaccgctttgtagttttccatatacttaatgaaaaaacttAACAAATATTGAAACGTGACATTTtggaatctaacatgaaatagtgaCCTAGTATTAcagcttctggtagacttttgtgatttaattttgtactttctttgatttaaaagacctaaattatagttatatattatatagtttttttttttttttttacttatatctcaatcctaaaatttataggtgatgcaaaactgtttttttcagTTATGTTTCATTAAAGGTGTTTTCCCGTGAAAATGAACAACGCATTGTTTGAACCTGGAGCCATGTCTTTAacacatatccattttacttcatgtttaaaaATACCATTCCTATAATAGTAGGGCTGCCATAAGACTCTGTGACAGTTTGGGACAgtccaggcttttcaactcacaccccaatgcattctggtaagtgtagtcctgctgtgaaaggtacctgagacaggtgaaacgtaccagaatgcattgcgatgtgagttgaaaatCCTGGACTGTCCCAAGCTGTCTTAGTGCTCCACGGAGGCTACCTGGGTAGCTGATAATCTTTAGTACTGGACAATCCTCACAGTCTAGACCAGTATTAACCCcacctatctctctctctctctctgcctcattGCAGCTGCTGGCTATCTCTTGATAATGGTTTCATATGGAGCTTCTTTGGCCCAGTCTGTGTGATTATACTGGTGAGTACCCCGGACTGATCCCACCTTATCCAGGGGAGCCAAATGATGACCAGCACAGGCAACGCTGTACATCCCAACCTGCACTGAAGCATTCAGAGACTGGCTGGAAATGAGTCTCTCCACAAAGCCAGCAACTCTGCTTCACGTGTGCATTCcccttttaaatcaataaatacaatgaTAATGACTGTCATCATTTTAAATGTGAATGTAACAGAATCCAGTGCTAAACTGCATAACAGCAAACTGTCATAGCAAAACAGCATGTTTGCAATCTTATTAAATAGGTATAATACATTAGACACTGTTAAATAACTCATCTATTGCGATACACCCCCAGATTTAACTGTGTGTCCTTATCCCTGTTTTTCCCAGTTTAACATCTTGTTTTTCGTGATCACGATTTGGAAACTAGCTGAGAAGTTCAGCAGTGTGAACCCTGACCTGTCGACCCTGAAGAAAATCCAGTAAGTGAACATCGTCTCCTCCTCCTGTCCTTTGTGGGGATTGTGAATGAAGGGAAACGTGGAGTTAACTCTTTTGTTCCGCTATCATTctacagctgtgaccaaaagCTGTGCCTCACCTAGAATTGAGAGagtcattcaaaaaaataaaactctctgaaaatatattttattaaacatcatgtaatcaaagaaactacaaaatgatattgcaaaaaaaagtctaccggaattcataatagtagtacagtatgtcatgttagatttcgaaatgtcacatttttcaatttgtcagttttttcgttaagcagatggaaagctacaaagcggtgtgtaattcaatatgttcacattattcagcaggtttcactggaCTTTATGAGGCACAATTAGTTAcgtagggtgatgcaacactttaggTCACAGCTGTATATTGAACGTTGTTGTTTCGATACAGTGTGTGCCGCTGGTACAATCCCCAGTCTCTCCAGTAACGCTCCTGGTTTGTATTGGTTGTGCGCAGGGTGTTCACCAGCACTGCAGTGGCTCAGCTCTGTATCCTGGGTCTCATGTGGATATTTGGCTGCTTCCAGTTTGACTCGCGCAGCCTCGCCATGTCCTACATCTTCACTGTGCTCAACAGCTTCCAGGGagtcttcatcttcatcatgcaCTGCCTGCTCTGCAAACAGGTGAGCTGGGAGCGCCGTCCAAACCTCTGTCTGcagactcagtctcttctagtttcacaCTGATGAAGCCATGAGCCCAAACCTCTGTCTGcagactcagtctcttctagtttcacactgatgaaggcattagctagTCTACTTGACTCATGATGTGTTGCACGCCCTGTCCAGGTCCGGGATGACTACAGGAACCTGCTCTCCACTGTGTGCAGCTCCAAGAAGTACTCTGAGTTCAGCAGCACCAGCCAGTCTGCCAGCTCACAGGTACACTGAGGGAGGGGTGGAGGAAGGGAGCCGGGCAGAGCAAGAgaggggtggaggaggggagCGGGGGAAAGCAAGATGTTCAATTTCATAACTCCCActgcataacagtttgaaccattcctggtttttacgatgagtttaataagacatacctgaaCTTGTCACCTGTACGCTCTGAGTCTAATCGAGCttgtgttaaaacctggaatgggtaaagctgctgtgcagtaggagtcccCTGGAGAGTGCTAGAGAGGGGATGCTGTTCCTCACTGCTCTGTGTCGTCCTGTAGGGGATGAAGAGCCAGCAAGACACGGGGGAGTCCCAGATGTAGAGGCTTCAGTTCCTGAGACGACTGTCTGCTGCTTCGCTCTGCTGTGAACACAAGAGGGCGCTAAAGCCACCTCTTTACAGATGCTGCTGGGATTACCCAAGGACGCTTTCCTGTCGCTGCTGACGCCCCTGGCCCCTAGGGGGCAACCTCGTCTCTCCTCTTGTCATTTGGAATGCTGTGATGCTGGATTCGACCAGGACTGGAGATTGAAGCTGGTTTGCTTCCACAGGACTGGTTTATCATGGATTCGTGGGGCTGCAGCAGATTCGCACACACAGTTGCTTGACTCCGCTgtttgtgtactttttttttttttaaaaggggaagagaaaaaaaaaaccccaaaagctttgcacatttttttctggttattactttttatatttttacacttCCATAAAAAGCTATGTTTTTCAGAGCTGTAttatacattcatttttttatttttttaaattttatataaCACAGTGTTCTTATGCTTCAGTTTGCTGTGGCTGCGAGGGCCTGTCTGAGTGACTGTGTGAAGCTGGTAAAGTTAAACTGGATCCACCCTACAGTGTGTTCCACAGACAGCAGCTTTATCCTACTAGAATAATGAATTATTCACATGGTACTGAATGGACTGGACCGGACTCTGTACAAGGTAGTTCATGTGTTCTCTTTGCAGGTGACACCGGAATCTCAAGCTGTGTATTAGTCCTAAAAATAGACTTTCTTTGACCTTCTTTCATTTCAGTAATTAGGGCCGTATATTTCAAACACAGCAACATAGAAACGCGCTGCTGCGTCCCAACACCTAACCActtcctttgctgtaggtcaggTACACTCCAGCGGTCGAAATGAAATCGGAGCATGTGTGAATAAGTACCAGGATGTTGCTGATTATAGATATTTTTTTACGTGCTGTTTAGCGTTTTACAGAAATCCTGCATTGCCCGAAATTAGAAATAAAGAGATAAGCTCAGAAGCAAAGATTCGAATGTGATGCTCATGCTGATAGAAAGCTGGATTGGAAAGCCTGGGTGCACATCTTTTAGAGTAAAGGAAAGGAGGAAGCGTACTGTTTGCCTGGAAGAGTGATACTCTTTGACCCACAGTACAGATTCCATGCCTTAGATTATCATTACAGGACACTTCCACAGGGCTCAGCGTCAATTAAAACATTCTCTCCTCTGCTTGGATATCGTTAAGAGAATGTGTTCTAACAGTATTAACAAAAGCTTTGTAAATGtggaattaattaaaaaataagggggctcccgagtggcgcatccagtaaaggcgctccacgtggagtgcaggatgcgctctatagtcaggatgtcgcgagttcgaatccaggctattccttttgccgaccgtggacgggagctcccagggggcggtgcacaattggccgagcgccctGGAGTGGCGGgtgggcttaggttggccagggtatccttggctcaccgcgcaccagcgacccctgtagtctggccgggcgcctgcctgtaagctgcccagagctgcgttgtcctccgacgctgtagctctgaggcggctgcacggcgagtccgcagtgtgaaaaaaagcggtcagctgacggcacacgcttcggaggacagtgtgtgttcgccttcaccctcccgagtcagcgcaggggtggtagcggtgagctgagcttaaaaaataattggttaaTTATTGGTTAACTTGCAGTGTACAGACAACAGATGTTAATACTTTTTCACAAGGATGATTCTTGAACGTTTGGTTATGAcgttctgtttatttaaaatgttttcagatTGTATAGGTGCTGTTAAGCTtgttaatatgatttttttttaaatgttttaatacgTGCTTGTAAGATATGCGcgtgtgaataaaaaataaaaacccctAAATGTTCGTGATTGTGTTTGTTGTCAAATCCTGGGAGCCTGAAGCGAGGATTCTGCACAATGAAGAAAAGACCGACAAGAAAATGTCAAAGATCCGCTCAGAGCAGCAACTTACCAGCAGCTCAGTCCtgctccccctgagcagctcagagctgcaGAGCAGACCCCAGCAGTGACCCGAgtgaggggggggtgggggggtggagttACTTAAGTAACGCCTTACCAAGTTTCAAGCAGCAGTGTCTCAACACACATGCCAAAATGTTGCACGCTAAATTCTGACAGAAAAGGACAGTCGATTGAGGTGTCAAAGTTGTCTTCAGTCATGATTATcaaaagctattaaaaaaaacagccggCTCTGACGTTTTATTTTCCTCGAGTAGATCTCAGGACTGAAATGACGGGCTTGCATGCAGTTGTTGATCCAGACGCACTGATGGAAGGCTAGGAGCCTGTGGTAGAATGGTGTTGCTTGCCAACAATGCTGTGAAAAATTGGGATTGCTTTGAGAGAGAAAGGAAGTCCTAGACTAGTGCAGCAGGTAAAACATGAAAAAGATAATATAACATAATAACCCACATCTAATATACCATAAGAAACCACATCTAATAAACCATAATAAACCACATATAACATAGCATAATAAACCACATATAACATAGCATAATAAACCACATCTAATATACCATAAGAAACCACATCTGCTTTCAAACATTTGGTAGCACTTTTAATTATAGGGCATACTTAATAATATGGTAATAACTGTTTACCATGTCATTACACAATGTCATGTCTATGTGACTGCACAGTAGTTAGCCTGCAGGAGCAGAAGCATTGCAATTACACGGTTACAACAATGTAATTACACGGCAATTAAACACATATTGCAATGTAATTACATTGGTATTACAGTGCAATTACATGTATATTCATGTtacagagcattttacagcactggggaatcacatTAGATTGTAAAACCTCTGAAACATAAATGGGGGTTGCAATCCAGGGTGCTGTAAAATACTCAAAGAAAAATCCAGCCGTGGCTTAGAAGGTAAAAGGTGATCAAATGAAGCTCTCTTTGCAAATAAAAAGCCTCTTCGAAAAGTCACTGGCTCATGAACAAATGGTCAAATTGTAAGTTTATTACTGTTAACACCTAGCTTACTAACACAGTAACTAGTTTTCATGTTGTGTTCATAGTTAATATGCATCAGCTAATAAAATAAAGCTGGCCTCGTTAGATAAACATTAGTACAGTAACACCTTTAAAAGCTCCTTTCAATAAACGCCACTGATGTAGACTGAGCAGGTAACCCAgcttttcattctttctttctctctttcttgaacattgctgcTATG is a genomic window of Acipenser ruthenus chromosome 34, fAciRut3.2 maternal haplotype, whole genome shotgun sequence containing:
- the LOC117409826 gene encoding adhesion G protein-coupled receptor E5 isoform X1 — encoded protein: MQASCRLLLLGICIVAAWDQVACSNSSGRNECADPVAVCPENSTCFDTLESFYCQCVPGYRSTGKHNFTDTDKDTFCKEINECRDNSTLCGQNAWCQNTIGNYSCSCKAGFRSSSGQENFMAGQSNCTDINECEENSALCGRNAWCRNTIGSYSCSCKAGFRSSSGQENFTAGQSNCTDTDECVSACGQNGTCINTEGSFNCTCFQGFSYRKNVSMCEDIDECSETPHICSPVNCTNKMGGYQCLCETGTFPSTGIKWVPNFSKCIELSCSEGPAENESSAPLGKIQRILRETCLQQSDQGSPDGKQFLQDLLRITDLLLAGPLHKAKISKFFQIVEDAVMRAALLLDKEQTQINGTALGVEIRLSRFTASPQGPVTLGSGNVTLSTDWSTVAGENSSGFAASALISYYNLEKSLNHSFDEDALARENHTLTSVQLNSKVVSAAISNAVPERLSIPVDFTFSHLQLNDSSHAAVCVYWKNDSSGGSWSKDGCETVGANRTHTVCRCYHLSSFAVLMALYEIQDTFELQLITWVGLGLSLICLILSILTFSCCRSVKGTRSTIHLHLCISLFIADLVFLAGISSTSNKGGCALVAGLLHFFFLAVFTWMCLEGIQLYRMVVTVFNATLPRRYMFLFGYGIPALIVGISAAANRQGYGTERYCWLSLDNGFIWSFFGPVCVIILFNILFFVITIWKLAEKFSSVNPDLSTLKKIQVFTSTAVAQLCILGLMWIFGCFQFDSRSLAMSYIFTVLNSFQGVFIFIMHCLLCKQVRDDYRNLLSTVCSSKKYSEFSSTSQSASSQGMKSQQDTGESQM
- the LOC117409826 gene encoding adhesion G protein-coupled receptor E1 isoform X3, coding for MQASCRLLLLGICIVAAWDQVACSNSSGRNECADPVAVCPENSTCFDTLESFYCQCVPGYRSTGKHNFTDTDKDTFCKEINECRDNSTLCGQNAWCQNTIGNYSCSCKAGFRSSSGQENFMAGQSNCTDTDECVSACGQNGTCINTEGSFNCTCFQGFSYRKNVSMCEDIDECSETPHICSPVNCTNKMGGYQCLCETGTFPSTGIKWVPNFSKCIELSCSEGPAENESSAPLGKIQRILRETCLQQSDQGSPDGKQFLQDLLRITDLLLAGPLHKAKISKFFQIVEDAVMRAALLLDKEQTQINGTALGVEIRLSRFTASPQGPVTLGSGNVTLSTDWSTVAGENSSGFAASALISYYNLEKSLNHSFDEDALARENHTLTSVQLNSKVVSAAISNAVPERLSIPVDFTFSHLQLNDSSHAAVCVYWKNDSSGGSWSKDGCETVGANRTHTVCRCYHLSSFAVLMALYEIQDTFELQLITWVGLGLSLICLILSILTFSCCRSVKGTRSTIHLHLCISLFIADLVFLAGISSTSNKGGCALVAGLLHFFFLAVFTWMCLEGIQLYRMVVTVFNATLPRRYMFLFGYGIPALIVGISAAANRQGYGTERYCWLSLDNGFIWSFFGPVCVIILFNILFFVITIWKLAEKFSSVNPDLSTLKKIQVFTSTAVAQLCILGLMWIFGCFQFDSRSLAMSYIFTVLNSFQGVFIFIMHCLLCKQVRDDYRNLLSTVCSSKKYSEFSSTSQSASSQGMKSQQDTGESQM
- the LOC117409826 gene encoding adhesion G protein-coupled receptor E1 isoform X2; amino-acid sequence: MQASCRLLLLGICIVAAWDQVACSNSSGRNECADPVAVCPENSTCFDTLESFYCQCVPGYRSTGKHNFTDTDKDTFCKEINECRDNSTLCGQNAWCQNTIGNYSCSCKAGFRSSSGQENFMAGQSNCTDINECEENSALCGRNAWCRNTIGSYSCSCKAGFRSSSGQENFTAGQSNCTDIDECSETPHICSPVNCTNKMGGYQCLCETGTFPSTGIKWVPNFSKCIELSCSEGPAENESSAPLGKIQRILRETCLQQSDQGSPDGKQFLQDLLRITDLLLAGPLHKAKISKFFQIVEDAVMRAALLLDKEQTQINGTALGVEIRLSRFTASPQGPVTLGSGNVTLSTDWSTVAGENSSGFAASALISYYNLEKSLNHSFDEDALARENHTLTSVQLNSKVVSAAISNAVPERLSIPVDFTFSHLQLNDSSHAAVCVYWKNDSSGGSWSKDGCETVGANRTHTVCRCYHLSSFAVLMALYEIQDTFELQLITWVGLGLSLICLILSILTFSCCRSVKGTRSTIHLHLCISLFIADLVFLAGISSTSNKGGCALVAGLLHFFFLAVFTWMCLEGIQLYRMVVTVFNATLPRRYMFLFGYGIPALIVGISAAANRQGYGTERYCWLSLDNGFIWSFFGPVCVIILFNILFFVITIWKLAEKFSSVNPDLSTLKKIQVFTSTAVAQLCILGLMWIFGCFQFDSRSLAMSYIFTVLNSFQGVFIFIMHCLLCKQVRDDYRNLLSTVCSSKKYSEFSSTSQSASSQGMKSQQDTGESQM
- the LOC117409826 gene encoding adhesion G protein-coupled receptor E5 isoform X4, which translates into the protein MQASCRLLLLGICIVAAWDQVACSNSSGRNECADPVAVCPENSTCFDTLESFYCQCVPGYRSTGKHNFTDTDKDTFCKEINECRDNSTLCGQNAWCQNTIGNYSCSCKAGFRSSSGQENFMAGQSNCTDIDECSETPHICSPVNCTNKMGGYQCLCETGTFPSTGIKWVPNFSKCIELSCSEGPAENESSAPLGKIQRILRETCLQQSDQGSPDGKQFLQDLLRITDLLLAGPLHKAKISKFFQIVEDAVMRAALLLDKEQTQINGTALGVEIRLSRFTASPQGPVTLGSGNVTLSTDWSTVAGENSSGFAASALISYYNLEKSLNHSFDEDALARENHTLTSVQLNSKVVSAAISNAVPERLSIPVDFTFSHLQLNDSSHAAVCVYWKNDSSGGSWSKDGCETVGANRTHTVCRCYHLSSFAVLMALYEIQDTFELQLITWVGLGLSLICLILSILTFSCCRSVKGTRSTIHLHLCISLFIADLVFLAGISSTSNKGGCALVAGLLHFFFLAVFTWMCLEGIQLYRMVVTVFNATLPRRYMFLFGYGIPALIVGISAAANRQGYGTERYCWLSLDNGFIWSFFGPVCVIILFNILFFVITIWKLAEKFSSVNPDLSTLKKIQVFTSTAVAQLCILGLMWIFGCFQFDSRSLAMSYIFTVLNSFQGVFIFIMHCLLCKQVRDDYRNLLSTVCSSKKYSEFSSTSQSASSQGMKSQQDTGESQM